The following proteins are encoded in a genomic region of bacterium BMS3Abin08:
- a CDS encoding carboxymuconolactone decarboxylase family protein, which produces MSEEGLPGQYAGIRDRYKDFFEAVGNLGRVSRAQGPLDEKTTHLIQLAAAAAIRSEGSVHSHTRRALDAGASPEEIYHAIILLTSTIGFPTVSAAISWVDDIVNEK; this is translated from the coding sequence ATGTCTGAAGAGGGGCTTCCAGGACAGTACGCGGGTATCAGGGATCGTTATAAGGATTTCTTTGAAGCAGTCGGCAACCTCGGAAGGGTTTCCAGAGCGCAGGGTCCTCTTGATGAAAAGACCACTCACTTAATCCAGCTCGCTGCTGCTGCTGCAATAAGGTCCGAGGGATCGGTCCATAGCCACACGAGAAGGGCGCTTGACGCAGGCGCTTCACCTGAGGAGATATACCACGCAATTATTCTCCTTACGAGTACCATCGGCTTTCCTACCGTATCCGCCGCAATAAGCTGGGTCGATGATATTGTAAATGAAAAATAA
- the cysQ gene encoding 3'(2'),5'-bisphosphate nucleotidase CysQ, whose protein sequence is MKNMDLFPFLVAALEASFKASEVILRVYEGEIDVERKADNSPLTLADKDAHRVIMDSLKDAVFRGAEDIGFLSEEGRDIPYHERAQWGYFWLVDPLDGTKEFIKRNGEFTVNIALIEGSRPVLGVIFVPVKDVCYFGAEGIGSYKGGGDAMKRFLDAKRGHPDFGTLEKLDLNGKKGRAGMLPGQLIVAGSRSHKNERLLNFVDLARNRFDEVEFISAGSSLKFCFVAEGLADIYPRHGPTMEWDTAAGQAIVENAGGRVLKIDMKTPLTYNKEDLHNPWFVVDDGRDRGLY, encoded by the coding sequence ATGAAAAACATGGACCTCTTTCCGTTTCTGGTGGCTGCCCTTGAGGCTTCGTTTAAGGCAAGCGAGGTTATCTTAAGGGTCTACGAAGGGGAGATTGACGTGGAACGTAAGGCGGATAACTCCCCGCTTACACTTGCCGACAAGGATGCCCACCGGGTAATCATGGATTCACTGAAGGATGCAGTTTTCCGGGGTGCTGAAGATATAGGTTTTTTAAGTGAAGAGGGCAGGGATATCCCATATCATGAGAGGGCTCAGTGGGGGTATTTCTGGCTCGTTGATCCCCTTGACGGGACAAAGGAGTTTATCAAAAGGAATGGCGAGTTTACGGTAAACATTGCCCTGATTGAAGGAAGCAGGCCTGTCCTCGGAGTGATTTTTGTGCCGGTTAAGGATGTGTGCTATTTTGGCGCCGAGGGGATTGGTTCATATAAGGGGGGGGGAGATGCCATGAAGAGGTTCCTGGATGCAAAGAGGGGTCATCCGGATTTCGGAACACTCGAGAAGCTCGACCTGAATGGAAAAAAGGGGCGGGCGGGTATGTTGCCCGGTCAGCTAATCGTTGCAGGCAGCCGATCACATAAAAACGAGAGACTACTGAATTTTGTAGACTTGGCAAGAAACAGATTTGATGAGGTGGAGTTTATTTCAGCCGGCAGTTCCCTGAAGTTCTGTTTTGTGGCGGAGGGCCTCGCTGATATTTATCCGCGCCATGGTCCCACGATGGAGTGGGATACTGCTGCCGGACAGGCAATCGTTGAGAACGCCGGGGGAAGGGTGCTCAAAATAGACATGAAGACCCCGTTGACATACAACAAGGAAGACCTGCACAACCCGTGGTTTGTTGTTGATGACGGCAGAGACAGGGGCCTTTATTAA
- the nifU gene encoding nifU-like protein has protein sequence MYSKEIMDHFMNPRNVGEIPDPDGVGVEGNPVCGDVMKLFIKVKDDRIEDVKFQTFGCGAAIAVSSMITEMAKGKTIDEAEKISKEDVADKLGGLPPQKMHCSNLGADALKKAIEDFRQKQQAR, from the coding sequence ATGTACTCCAAAGAAATAATGGATCATTTCATGAATCCGAGAAATGTGGGCGAAATACCCGATCCCGATGGTGTCGGGGTGGAAGGCAATCCAGTCTGTGGCGACGTTATGAAGCTCTTTATCAAGGTAAAGGATGACAGGATCGAGGACGTTAAGTTCCAGACCTTCGGTTGCGGGGCGGCAATTGCCGTAAGCAGCATGATAACCGAGATGGCAAAGGGGAAGACTATTGATGAAGCGGAAAAGATATCAAAAGAGGATGTTGCAGACAAACTGGGAGGACTCCCCCCACAGAAGATGCACTGTTCCAACCTCGGCGCCGACGCACTGAAAAAGGCGATTGAAGATTTCAGGCAGAAACAGCAGGCACGGTAA
- the nifS gene encoding cysteine desulfurase yields the protein MECYFDHVATNPLSDEVLQAMMPYFREEFGNPLSIYPLGINAREAVEKARQQVAALINAKPSEIIFTSSGAEANNFALRGIALARQYEGKHVIVTRMEHHSILNSARFLEKLGFTVTYLTPDKQGYIDPDAIKKAITDETVLISVIHASPEVGTIEPVKEIAGIAKERNISFHSDGVVSVGHIPVDVKALGVDLLSFSAHQFYGPKGASALYIREGQRVIPLIFGGIQESGRRAGTENVPAIVGMGKAAEITMSELERKMAHVRGLRDRLVEGIMKIENVHHTGHPENRLPGHASFCVEFIEGEGMLLMLASLGIYVASGSACTSKALKASPVLLSMGIPSHVAHGSVVFSLGTENTVEQIDYTLEEFPRIIRRLRELSPFAQGWDAVEEGESCTPKK from the coding sequence ATGGAGTGTTATTTCGATCATGTTGCAACGAATCCCTTGAGTGATGAGGTGCTTCAGGCGATGATGCCGTACTTCAGGGAGGAATTCGGCAACCCCTTGAGCATATATCCCCTGGGGATTAATGCAAGGGAGGCTGTAGAGAAGGCCAGGCAGCAGGTGGCTGCGCTTATTAATGCCAAGCCCTCTGAGATAATATTCACATCAAGCGGTGCCGAGGCGAATAATTTTGCATTAAGGGGCATAGCACTTGCCAGGCAGTATGAAGGCAAGCATGTGATTGTAACGAGGATGGAACATCATTCCATATTGAATTCTGCAAGGTTTCTTGAGAAGTTAGGCTTTACCGTTACCTACTTGACACCGGATAAGCAGGGGTATATTGACCCCGATGCAATAAAGAAGGCTATTACAGATGAGACCGTACTTATTTCCGTCATACATGCAAGCCCTGAGGTGGGTACAATCGAGCCCGTCAAGGAGATTGCCGGGATTGCAAAGGAGAGGAATATCTCCTTCCATTCGGATGGTGTTGTATCCGTGGGGCATATCCCTGTGGATGTGAAGGCACTCGGTGTCGACCTTTTGAGTTTTTCCGCACATCAGTTCTACGGACCAAAGGGCGCCTCCGCCCTTTACATAAGGGAAGGCCAGAGGGTGATCCCTCTTATATTTGGTGGTATACAGGAGAGCGGCAGGCGTGCAGGTACGGAGAATGTCCCCGCTATTGTCGGCATGGGAAAGGCTGCTGAGATTACGATGTCAGAGCTTGAGCGGAAGATGGCACATGTAAGGGGACTGAGGGACCGTCTTGTTGAGGGGATCATGAAGATTGAGAATGTCCACCATACAGGACATCCCGAGAACAGACTTCCGGGGCATGCAAGTTTCTGTGTGGAGTTTATAGAAGGCGAGGGTATGCTCCTGATGCTTGCATCATTGGGTATCTATGTTGCCAGTGGTTCAGCCTGCACGTCAAAGGCCCTCAAGGCTTCTCCTGTGCTTCTCTCCATGGGTATTCCCTCTCATGTTGCCCATGGTTCCGTAGTATTCAGTCTCGGGACGGAAAATACGGTTGAACAGATTGATTATACCCTTGAGGAGTTTCCTCGAATAATCAGGAGATTAAGAGAACTCTCACCCTTTGCACAAGGGTGGGATGCGGTGGAGGAAGGTGAATCATGTACTCCAAAGAAATAA
- the iscR gene encoding HTH-type transcriptional regulator IscR: protein MLRLSTKGQYGVRAMYEIARGYPEAPVNIKLISERQEVSIHYLEQILARLRRAGLIRSVKGPGGGYVLTRKPEEITISDILKELEGPVAITSCMNPEKGCLRVEICVTHLLWKALGKQIEDFLDTMTLNDLLRGKSFDDFTLIARSRMGVTA, encoded by the coding sequence ATGCTCAGGTTATCAACAAAGGGACAATACGGTGTGAGGGCCATGTATGAGATAGCAAGAGGTTACCCCGAAGCCCCTGTTAATATAAAGCTGATATCAGAGAGGCAGGAGGTATCAATCCACTACCTTGAACAGATACTCGCCAGACTGAGAAGGGCAGGGCTTATCAGGAGTGTTAAGGGACCGGGGGGCGGGTATGTCCTGACACGCAAGCCTGAAGAGATAACCATATCCGATATATTGAAAGAGCTTGAAGGTCCCGTTGCGATAACATCGTGCATGAATCCGGAAAAGGGATGTTTAAGGGTGGAGATCTGTGTGACTCATCTCCTCTGGAAGGCCCTTGGGAAACAGATAGAGGACTTTCTGGATACCATGACACTGAATGATCTCTTAAGGGGTAAATCATTTGATGATTTTACCTTGATAGCAAGATCCAGAATGGGAGTAACGGCATGA
- the malP_2 gene encoding maltodextrin phosphorylase, which translates to MFSLAYRLIPVDEIILDSSDLHCELEIKITHGGNMDDGSIAYFSMEIALDEGMPTYAGGLGVLAGDTIRSAADLGIPMVAVTILYRNGYFRQRLEQDGWQQEELVEWSVEDFLQEVPERTAVMIEGRTVHLRAWKYDVKGVSGHIIPVYLLDADLPENSEWDRTLTHYLYGGDHHYRLCQEVILGIGGVKMLRAMNYHNIDRFHMNEGHAALLTLELLDEEARRAGREVISRNDIEAVRKKCVFTTHTPVPAGHDQFSLDLVAQVLQRDEFLEMKDIFCLNLARHVLKEGKKVSEMEDVHALNMTYLALNLSHYVNGVAKRHGEVSRVMFKGFSIDSITNGVHAATWTSAPFQGLFDRYIPGWRQDNFSLRKAFGIPKTEVLEAHMMVKEELINYVNQEAGAGMDREIFTVGFARRATPYKRLDLFFTDIGRLKAISEKVGRLQVICAGKAHPQDGEGKELIKRIFRFREQLKDHIRVVYLQDYDLRLAKMIIAGVDLWLNTPHPPMEASGTSGMKAALNGVPSLSVLDGWWLEGHIENVTGWSIGERNSEGEEGNERLRDAEILYNKLEHTIVPMFYEHQDRYIEVMRHAIAFNGSFFNTQRMMQQYVLNAYFR; encoded by the coding sequence ATGTTTTCTTTGGCATACCGCCTCATTCCGGTTGATGAAATTATCCTCGACAGCAGTGACTTACATTGTGAACTGGAAATAAAGATAACGCATGGAGGAAATATGGATGATGGATCAATAGCCTATTTTTCAATGGAAATAGCCCTCGATGAAGGGATGCCGACATATGCCGGAGGACTCGGGGTGCTGGCCGGGGATACGATACGCTCTGCAGCCGACCTCGGGATTCCTATGGTTGCCGTCACCATTCTCTACAGAAATGGTTATTTTCGCCAGAGGCTTGAGCAGGACGGCTGGCAGCAGGAGGAACTCGTGGAATGGAGCGTGGAGGATTTTCTTCAGGAGGTCCCTGAGAGAACTGCCGTTATGATAGAGGGACGAACAGTCCACCTGCGTGCCTGGAAGTACGATGTAAAAGGGGTGAGCGGCCATATTATACCTGTCTACCTGCTGGATGCCGACCTCCCGGAAAACTCTGAATGGGACCGGACACTGACCCACTATCTCTACGGAGGAGACCATCACTATCGTCTCTGTCAGGAGGTGATACTCGGAATCGGAGGGGTGAAAATGCTCCGCGCCATGAATTATCACAATATTGACCGATTTCACATGAATGAGGGCCATGCAGCCCTGCTCACACTTGAACTGCTGGATGAGGAGGCGCGCAGGGCAGGAAGAGAGGTTATTTCTCGTAATGATATCGAGGCCGTCAGAAAAAAGTGCGTCTTTACCACACACACACCCGTGCCGGCAGGCCACGATCAGTTCTCTCTCGACCTTGTTGCACAGGTCCTCCAGCGTGATGAGTTTCTGGAGATGAAGGACATCTTCTGCCTGAATCTGGCCAGGCATGTGCTTAAGGAAGGGAAAAAGGTCTCAGAGATGGAGGATGTCCATGCCCTGAATATGACCTATCTTGCACTCAATCTGAGCCACTATGTCAATGGAGTGGCCAAGAGGCACGGCGAGGTCTCCCGCGTGATGTTTAAAGGGTTCAGCATCGATTCCATAACCAACGGCGTCCATGCCGCCACATGGACATCAGCACCCTTTCAGGGGCTCTTTGACCGTTATATCCCGGGCTGGAGGCAGGACAACTTCAGCCTGCGAAAGGCCTTCGGCATACCGAAAACAGAGGTGCTTGAGGCACACATGATGGTAAAAGAGGAACTGATAAACTATGTGAACCAGGAGGCAGGAGCCGGGATGGACAGGGAGATATTCACAGTTGGTTTTGCGCGTCGGGCAACGCCCTACAAGCGCCTGGATCTTTTCTTCACAGACATCGGGCGTCTGAAGGCCATTTCCGAAAAGGTCGGCCGGCTGCAGGTGATCTGCGCTGGCAAGGCACACCCTCAGGATGGAGAAGGCAAGGAACTGATAAAGAGGATCTTCAGGTTCAGGGAACAATTGAAGGACCATATAAGGGTTGTCTATCTCCAGGACTATGACCTGCGGCTGGCAAAAATGATTATAGCCGGTGTTGACCTGTGGCTTAATACTCCTCATCCTCCCATGGAGGCATCAGGCACCAGCGGAATGAAGGCTGCACTGAACGGTGTTCCGAGCCTGAGTGTTCTTGACGGCTGGTGGTTGGAAGGGCATATTGAGAATGTGACAGGCTGGTCAATAGGAGAAAGAAACAGTGAGGGCGAAGAAGGTAATGAAAGGTTGAGGGATGCCGAGATACTCTATAACAAGCTTGAACACACTATTGTCCCGATGTTCTATGAGCATCAGGATCGATATATTGAGGTGATGAGACATGCCATTGCATTCAACGGCTCCTTCTTCAATACCCAGAGGATGATGCAGCAGTATGTGTTGAATGCTTATTTCAGGTAG
- a CDS encoding universal stress protein/MSMEI_3859, with protein sequence MNILLPVDGSEASVGAARFLSTLNLGPDDEVNVLHVISFVPLLHDIESYSDVIFRIKQEIAPKILDEISDILRATPVRLATSIREGDVTGSIIDHAIQSKADLIVMGAKGLTKLKSILIGSTTHGVISKSPVTVLAVRERQWEGKDKLKILFATNGSEYSDAAGRFLAGMPFNDGTEITVLNVVRSAVHDIPERFFVEVDDRMKGEVAKMRTTEFSASEKIIEKSVEYLKDRFSDIKGLTKVGDPSLEIIDAAEKLDIDIVVVGCQGRKGLKGIMGSVSKNVMRHAHCSFLICKSC encoded by the coding sequence ATGAATATCTTATTACCCGTGGACGGTTCTGAAGCATCTGTCGGGGCAGCACGGTTTCTGTCAACATTAAACCTCGGTCCGGATGATGAGGTTAACGTCCTCCATGTTATCAGTTTTGTCCCGCTCCTGCATGATATTGAATCTTACAGTGATGTGATTTTCAGAATAAAGCAGGAGATTGCGCCAAAGATTCTCGATGAAATTTCGGACATTCTCAGGGCCACACCTGTCAGGTTAGCCACATCGATAAGAGAAGGAGATGTTACAGGATCTATTATCGATCATGCAATACAAAGCAAGGCCGATTTGATTGTTATGGGGGCAAAGGGACTGACTAAACTCAAGTCCATACTTATCGGCAGCACAACGCACGGGGTTATCTCAAAGTCTCCTGTCACAGTGCTTGCAGTCAGGGAGAGACAGTGGGAAGGGAAGGATAAGCTGAAGATCCTCTTTGCCACAAACGGCTCGGAGTATTCAGACGCTGCAGGGCGGTTCCTTGCGGGCATGCCCTTTAATGACGGCACTGAAATAACCGTTCTTAATGTTGTCAGGTCAGCCGTTCACGACATACCCGAGAGGTTCTTTGTCGAGGTTGATGACAGGATGAAGGGAGAAGTGGCAAAGATGCGGACCACCGAGTTTTCTGCGTCGGAAAAGATTATTGAAAAGTCCGTGGAGTATCTCAAGGACAGGTTTTCCGATATCAAGGGCCTTACAAAGGTTGGAGACCCATCTCTTGAGATAATAGACGCTGCTGAAAAACTTGACATTGATATAGTTGTTGTAGGCTGTCAAGGACGCAAAGGACTGAAAGGCATTATGGGAAGTGTCTCAAAAAATGTAATGAGACATGCCCACTGTTCTTTCCTGATCTGCAAGAGTTGTTAG
- the acpS gene encoding holo-[acyl-carrier-protein] synthase, with translation MIHGVGIDIVDVKRIEQATGRWGERFLKKVFTDAEISYCYTRFAPYNSLAVRFAGKEAFVKAFQTGEAISLRDIEILVDGKTGKPAVILHGATKQAFKSNIKKGIIHVSLSHDGGSAIASVIIEDNQ, from the coding sequence CGTAAAGAGGATTGAGCAGGCAACAGGGCGTTGGGGCGAACGGTTTTTGAAGAAGGTCTTTACCGATGCGGAGATATCGTACTGTTACACCAGGTTTGCCCCTTACAATTCCCTTGCCGTTAGATTCGCCGGTAAGGAGGCCTTCGTAAAGGCATTTCAGACCGGTGAGGCAATTTCACTAAGGGATATCGAGATACTTGTGGACGGGAAAACCGGAAAACCCGCTGTAATCCTTCACGGTGCGACAAAACAGGCATTTAAAAGTAACATCAAAAAGGGCATAATCCACGTGAGCCTTAGTCACGACGGCGGATCGGCCATTGCATCTGTGATTATTGAAGATAATCAATAG